The Lewinellaceae bacterium genome has a segment encoding these proteins:
- the mqnB gene encoding futalosine hydrolase, with the protein MQKILIVSATSFEITPLEEFLKGNFRQTGNYRYTHDEMEVSLLITGVGLPLTAYAVGRALAATSYDLVINAGIAGAFNRAFKIGEVVQVVQEQFADIGVEEADGRFVSVHEMGLIEPNQPPFIEGCLKNEGAAAFDFLPTATAISVNKVHGSEASIKSITNLFPADLESMEGAAFFYVCLCENVSFLQLRSVSNYVEPRNRENWDIPLAINNLNEVLKELIQVLMVAGASKRRG; encoded by the coding sequence ATGCAAAAAATCCTCATAGTCTCCGCCACCAGTTTCGAGATCACTCCCCTGGAAGAATTTCTCAAAGGCAATTTCCGCCAGACGGGCAATTATCGCTATACCCATGATGAGATGGAAGTGAGCCTGCTGATCACCGGCGTGGGCCTCCCGCTGACGGCTTATGCGGTGGGCAGGGCACTGGCAGCCACATCATACGACCTGGTCATCAATGCCGGTATCGCGGGTGCTTTTAACCGGGCGTTCAAAATCGGGGAAGTGGTGCAAGTGGTGCAGGAGCAATTTGCCGACATTGGGGTGGAGGAAGCAGATGGTCGTTTTGTAAGTGTGCACGAAATGGGGTTAATCGAACCCAATCAGCCGCCTTTTATCGAGGGCTGCCTCAAAAATGAAGGCGCAGCAGCATTTGATTTTTTGCCGACGGCCACGGCCATTAGCGTCAATAAAGTGCACGGCAGTGAGGCATCTATCAAAAGCATCACAAACCTGTTCCCGGCTGACCTGGAAAGTATGGAAGGAGCGGCTTTCTTTTATGTGTGTTTGTGCGAAAACGTATCTTTTTTGCAGCTGAGAAGTGTCTCCAACTACGTAGAACCAAGAAACCGGGAAAACTGGGACATTCCCCTGGCGATCAATAATTTGAATGAAGTGCTGAAGGAGTTGATCCAGGTGCTGATGGTGGCGGGTGCTTCGAAAAGGAGGGGGTAG
- the prmC gene encoding peptide chain release factor N(5)-glutamine methyltransferase, giving the protein MTVAEAIGTLTETLLPIYGEGETRSLVRIVAEDVFGTSNLQHNRLLSDTDQAYFFEIQDQLLSGRPLQYVLGKADFYGYVFHVNENVLIPRQDTEELVHLILETLPEAGALKGLDIGTGSGCIPIVLKKRRPHWEIHALDISPEALIVAKKNAQDLAVEIDFHLLDILNMEAQASLLHFDFIVSNPPYIPGKEKNIVPEFVKNFEPDLALFVTDKDPLVFYRNIADFAERHLNSGGRLFFETNEFNASEVVKLLKDRQYSQIELIKDMSGKDRMVTAVLNRI; this is encoded by the coding sequence ATGACCGTAGCAGAAGCCATAGGAACATTAACCGAAACCCTCCTACCCATTTACGGAGAGGGAGAAACGAGGAGTTTGGTTCGCATTGTCGCGGAGGATGTTTTTGGCACTTCCAACCTTCAACACAACCGCCTGCTTTCTGACACCGATCAGGCCTACTTTTTTGAGATCCAGGATCAATTGCTCAGCGGTCGTCCCCTGCAATACGTTTTGGGCAAGGCGGATTTTTACGGTTATGTTTTTCATGTAAATGAAAATGTCCTCATTCCGCGGCAGGATACCGAGGAACTGGTTCACCTGATCCTTGAAACCCTTCCTGAAGCCGGGGCGCTAAAAGGCCTTGATATCGGAACGGGGAGCGGTTGTATTCCCATTGTCCTCAAAAAGAGAAGACCCCATTGGGAAATTCATGCACTGGACATCAGTCCGGAAGCCCTGATCGTCGCTAAAAAAAATGCCCAGGACCTTGCCGTTGAAATTGATTTTCACCTCCTCGACATCCTCAACATGGAGGCGCAGGCCAGTCTGCTTCATTTTGATTTCATCGTCAGCAATCCGCCTTATATTCCGGGAAAAGAAAAAAATATCGTTCCCGAATTCGTCAAAAATTTCGAACCTGACCTGGCACTTTTTGTCACCGATAAAGATCCTTTGGTCTTCTACCGAAACATCGCAGACTTTGCCGAAAGACATTTAAACTCCGGGGGGCGATTGTTTTTTGAAACCAACGAATTTAATGCCTCGGAGGTAGTGAAATTGTTAAAAGACAGGCAGTATTCACAAATAGAGCTCATCAAAGATATGAGCGGTAAGGACCGGATGGTAACGGCGGTTTTGAATAGGATTTGA
- a CDS encoding PorT family protein: MKKMLFPLVMMCFALSLNAQFLKLGIKAGASTTNINAPELNILDINGVQNLKMALKNAQYGIHGGLVIRMRFGKNFMIMPEILLNSNKVDYSIIEINNSVVTDSILSEKYQYLDIPFMFGYKSGPIRLHAGPVGHFYLNSTSELLDNIEGYEQKFEELTLGWQAGLGLDLWKFTVDFRYEGNFSKFGDHIVFFGNKYSFDQSPSRFLLSVGFVFGEHYP, from the coding sequence ATGAAAAAAATGCTCTTCCCTCTTGTTATGATGTGTTTCGCATTGTCCCTAAACGCCCAGTTTTTAAAATTAGGGATCAAAGCAGGGGCCAGCACCACCAATATCAATGCCCCGGAACTCAATATCCTGGATATTAACGGTGTGCAAAACCTAAAGATGGCCCTCAAAAATGCACAATATGGCATCCATGGAGGGCTCGTCATTCGCATGAGATTTGGCAAAAATTTTATGATCATGCCGGAAATTCTGCTCAATTCCAACAAAGTAGACTATTCCATCATCGAAATCAATAATTCCGTTGTCACCGACAGCATTCTTTCCGAAAAATATCAATACCTCGATATTCCTTTTATGTTTGGGTACAAATCCGGTCCCATCAGGCTGCATGCAGGGCCTGTTGGTCATTTTTACCTGAACAGCACCTCCGAATTACTGGACAATATCGAAGGATACGAACAAAAATTCGAAGAATTAACCCTTGGCTGGCAGGCAGGTCTAGGACTTGACCTCTGGAAATTCACGGTGGATTTCAGGTATGAAGGCAATTTTTCAAAATTCGGGGACCACATTGTCTTTTTCGGCAATAAATATTCATTCGATCAATCTCCTTCCCGATTCCTGCTGTCCGTCGGTTTTGTTTTTGGCGAGCATTATCCGTGA
- a CDS encoding YihA family ribosome biogenesis GTP-binding protein: protein MNINSVFFTGSFPKVSSCPTDGLPEYAFIGRSNVGKSSLINMLCSRKDIARVSHTPGKTQHLNFYLIEDKWYMVDLPGYGYASISKKTRHSWKKMIKDYFLKRDTMFCAFVLVDSNIAPQKNDIEFMNWLGECSVPFVIVYTKVDRLKKKELTENIEKIQQELLNTWETLPPQFYTSARKATGREEILNMIEEVNEKVKAL from the coding sequence ATGAACATTAATTCTGTATTTTTTACCGGAAGCTTTCCAAAAGTATCTTCCTGTCCTACCGACGGGTTGCCGGAATATGCCTTTATCGGACGATCCAATGTGGGCAAATCTTCCCTGATCAATATGCTTTGCAGCCGGAAGGATATTGCAAGGGTATCGCACACCCCTGGGAAAACACAACATTTGAACTTTTACCTGATAGAAGACAAATGGTATATGGTTGACCTTCCCGGATACGGGTATGCCAGTATCTCAAAAAAGACGAGGCATTCCTGGAAAAAAATGATTAAGGATTATTTTCTGAAAAGAGATACCATGTTCTGCGCTTTTGTGCTGGTAGATTCGAATATTGCCCCGCAAAAAAATGATATTGAATTCATGAACTGGTTAGGTGAGTGCAGTGTTCCGTTTGTGATTGTTTATACCAAAGTGGATCGGTTGAAGAAAAAAGAGTTGACCGAAAACATCGAGAAAATACAGCAGGAATTATTAAATACCTGGGAAACCCTGCCGCCCCAGTTCTATACCTCTGCCCGTAAGGCGACAGGACGCGAGGAAATTTTAAATATGATCGAGGAGGTAAACGAAAAGGTTAAGGCTTTGTAG